Proteins co-encoded in one Capnocytophaga ochracea DSM 7271 genomic window:
- a CDS encoding purine-nucleoside phosphorylase codes for MQQVYDKINETARIIQSYITEHTPEFAIILGSGLNKLEDEVEVISEIKYNNIPNFPKSTVEGHKGKLIYGKIENRYVLMMAGRVHYYEGYTMQEVTFPIRVFAQLGIKRLIVSNASGGVNPNFSIGDVMVIRDHINLFPEHPLRGKNLDLFGARFPDMSKPYSQAMITELEKIAKKHKIKLQKGVYVGLQGPSFETPAEYGMVRILGGDAVGMSTVPEVIVARHQNMEVCALSVITDLGGPDISPDVSHEEVLNAANIAMPNVILLVKNLIKSYQ; via the coding sequence ATGCAACAAGTTTATGATAAAATTAATGAAACGGCTCGCATCATACAGTCGTACATCACAGAGCACACTCCTGAATTTGCTATTATTTTAGGTTCTGGACTCAATAAGTTAGAAGATGAAGTAGAAGTAATTTCTGAGATTAAATACAACAATATCCCTAACTTCCCTAAATCTACTGTAGAAGGACACAAAGGTAAACTGATTTACGGCAAAATAGAAAACCGCTATGTGCTAATGATGGCAGGGCGTGTGCATTATTACGAAGGATATACAATGCAAGAAGTAACCTTCCCAATACGCGTTTTTGCGCAATTAGGTATTAAACGTCTGATTGTTTCTAACGCTTCAGGAGGGGTGAACCCTAACTTTTCAATAGGTGATGTAATGGTTATTCGCGACCATATCAATTTATTTCCTGAGCACCCTCTACGCGGTAAGAACTTAGACCTATTTGGTGCGCGCTTCCCCGATATGAGCAAGCCTTATAGCCAAGCTATGATAACCGAGCTCGAAAAGATAGCCAAGAAACATAAAATCAAGCTCCAAAAAGGAGTGTATGTAGGTTTGCAAGGTCCTTCTTTTGAAACCCCAGCCGAATATGGTATGGTGCGTATTTTAGGAGGTGATGCCGTAGGTATGAGTACCGTGCCCGAAGTAATTGTAGCACGTCATCAGAATATGGAAGTGTGTGCCCTTTCAGTCATCACCGACTTAGGTGGTCCCGACATCTCCCCCGACGTATCACACGAAGAAGTACTCAACGCCGCTAATATTGCAATGCCAAACGTGATATTATTGGTGAAGAATTTGATTAAAAGCTATCAATAG
- a CDS encoding acyl-CoA thioesterase, whose translation MKELYFDYVLRTRYAETDQMGVVYYGNYPQYLELGRVEWLRSIGFTYKAMEEEGIMMPVVSLQIQYKKPALYDELITIRTKLKELPSTKIEFNYEILNEKGELLSTANTVLVFVDAKTFRPVRCPEKVLKLIKAKSEE comes from the coding sequence ATGAAAGAATTATATTTTGATTATGTATTGCGTACACGCTATGCAGAAACTGACCAAATGGGGGTAGTGTACTACGGAAATTATCCTCAGTATCTTGAATTGGGAAGAGTGGAGTGGCTAAGGTCTATTGGCTTTACCTATAAGGCGATGGAAGAAGAAGGAATAATGATGCCTGTGGTATCCCTGCAAATTCAGTATAAAAAGCCTGCTTTGTATGACGAGCTCATTACTATTCGTACCAAATTAAAAGAATTACCCTCTACAAAAATAGAGTTTAACTATGAAATTCTCAATGAAAAAGGAGAATTACTCTCTACGGCTAATACTGTATTGGTGTTTGTAGATGCGAAGACTTTCAGACCGGTGCGTTGCCCCGAGAAGGTGCTAAAGCTTATAAAAGCAAAAAGTGAAGAGTAA